TACTTCATTCTCCCATGGGGACCGGAATGCGATGCCCGGTGAGTTCGTCCAGGCAGGTCAGGGGCTCTTTAGGAGGATCCTCCAAGGGCCGGCGCCACGGCCGGCCCCGGTGCCGCGTCAGCGGCCTGCCGGTACACCTGCTGGGCGGTCTCCCACTCGTCGGGCCGCGCCGTCGCGTGCGGCCGGCAGTTCCGTACGACGACCAGCAGCCCCCGCTCGACGGCGTCCCCGGGCCACGGTCCCTGGTCGGAGAGGCTGTCGGCGAGCGCGTCCCAGGGGCGGCCGAACCAGTCGGGCAGCCGAAGCGCCCGGGCGCAGCGGTTCATCAGGCCGGCCTTGTCCGTGACACCGTCGAGGACGAGGGTGACCACGTGATCCGTCAGCTCGGTGCCCGTCGTCGTGAGGGACGA
This region of Streptomyces chromofuscus genomic DNA includes:
- a CDS encoding barstar family protein; this encodes MTDHVVTLVLDGVTDKAGLMNRCARALRLPDWFGRPWDALADSLSDQGPWPGDAVERGLLVVVRNCRPHATARPDEWETAQQVYRQAADAAPGPAVAPALGGSS